A part of Magnetospirillum sp. ME-1 genomic DNA contains:
- the fabF gene encoding beta-ketoacyl-ACP synthase II, with the protein MRRVVVTGLGLTTPLGNGVKVNWERLIAAQSGIRRIDAFDVSDLAAQIAGVIPRGTAPGELDLDAVVPAKDRRRMDDFIVYGLAAASEAIEDSGWTPSDAESLERTGVMIGSGIGGLPNIADGALTLEKSGPRRISPFFIPAALINLVSGHLSIKYGFKGPNHAVVTACATGAHAIGDAARIIQFDDADVMVAGGAEAAIHRLGIAGFAAAKALCTSYNDRPTEASRPWDRDRDGFVMGEGAGVVVLEELEHAKKRGAKIYGEVIGYGMSGDAHHITAPAEDGNGAVRAMKAAIKRAGINVEEIDYVNAHGTATMGDTIELGAVKQVFGGHAYNISMSSTKSAIGHLLGAAGAVEAIYSLLAIRDQVAPPTLNLHNPDEGCDIDLVPLKAKERKIKVALSNSFGFGGTNASLVLRGL; encoded by the coding sequence ATGAGACGTGTCGTCGTCACCGGCCTCGGCCTGACCACTCCGCTCGGCAATGGTGTCAAGGTCAACTGGGAGCGTCTGATCGCCGCCCAGTCCGGCATCCGCCGCATCGATGCCTTCGATGTTTCCGATCTCGCCGCCCAGATCGCCGGTGTCATTCCGCGCGGTACCGCTCCGGGCGAGCTTGATCTCGATGCCGTCGTCCCCGCCAAGGATCGCCGCCGCATGGACGATTTCATCGTCTATGGCCTGGCCGCCGCCTCCGAGGCCATCGAGGATTCCGGCTGGACCCCCTCCGACGCTGAATCGCTGGAACGTACCGGCGTGATGATCGGTTCGGGCATCGGTGGTCTGCCCAACATCGCCGACGGCGCCCTGACGCTGGAGAAATCCGGTCCGCGCCGCATCAGCCCCTTCTTCATCCCTGCCGCGCTGATCAACCTGGTCTCTGGCCATCTGTCGATCAAGTACGGCTTCAAGGGACCGAACCACGCGGTGGTTACCGCCTGCGCCACCGGGGCCCACGCCATCGGCGACGCCGCCCGCATCATCCAGTTCGATGATGCCGACGTCATGGTGGCCGGCGGCGCCGAAGCCGCCATCCACCGCCTCGGCATCGCCGGCTTTGCCGCCGCCAAGGCGCTGTGCACCAGCTACAACGATCGCCCGACCGAAGCGTCCCGTCCCTGGGACCGCGACCGTGACGGCTTCGTCATGGGCGAGGGCGCCGGCGTCGTGGTGCTGGAAGAGCTGGAGCACGCCAAGAAGCGCGGCGCCAAGATCTACGGCGAGGTGATCGGCTACGGCATGTCCGGCGACGCCCATCACATCACCGCTCCCGCCGAGGACGGCAATGGCGCCGTGCGCGCCATGAAGGCCGCCATCAAGCGGGCCGGCATCAATGTCGAAGAGATCGACTACGTCAACGCCCACGGCACCGCCACCATGGGCGACACCATCGAGCTGGGTGCGGTCAAGCAGGTGTTCGGCGGCCACGCCTACAACATCAGCATGTCGTCCACCAAGTCGGCCATCGGCCACCTGTTGGGCGCCGCCGGTGCGGTGGAAGCCATCTACTCGCTGCTGGCCATCCGCGATCAGGTCGCCCCGCCCACCCTCAACCTCCACAATCCGGACGAGGGCTGCGACATCGACCTGGTGCCGCTGAAGGCCAAGGAGCGCAAGATCAAGGTGGCGCTGTCCAACTCGTTCGGGTTCGGCGGCACCAACGCCTCGCTGGTGCTGCGCGGCCTGTAA
- a CDS encoding acyl carrier protein, translated as MSDVAERVKKIVVEHLGVEEAKVTENASFIDDLGADSLDTVELVMAFEEEFSVEIPDDAAEKILTVKDAIDFITANS; from the coding sequence ATGAGTGACGTGGCTGAACGGGTTAAGAAGATCGTCGTCGAGCATCTGGGCGTCGAAGAGGCCAAGGTGACCGAGAACGCCTCCTTCATCGATGACCTGGGCGCCGACAGCCTCGACACCGTCGAGCTGGTGATGGCCTTCGAAGAAGAATTCTCCGTCGAGATCCCCGATGACGCCGCCGAGAAGATTCTCACGGTGAAGGACGCCATCGACTTCATCACGGCGAATTCCTAA
- the fabG gene encoding 3-oxoacyl-[acyl-carrier-protein] reductase has protein sequence MFDLSGKTALVTGASGGIGGAIARALHAQGAIVGLHGTRREALDALAAELGERVHVLPANLSDGAAVEQLAKDAEAAMGSLDILVNNAGLTKDGLVLRMKDEDWQTVLDVNLTAAFRLSRAAVKGQMKRRWGRIINITSIVGVTGNPGQVNYAASKAGMIGMSKALAQEVASRNITVNCVAPGFISSAMTDVLSDEQKAKLNAGIPAGRMGTSEEIAAAVVYLASAEAAYVTGQTLHVNGGMAMI, from the coding sequence ATGTTCGATCTTAGCGGCAAGACCGCCCTGGTGACCGGCGCCTCGGGCGGCATTGGCGGCGCCATCGCTCGTGCCCTGCATGCCCAGGGCGCCATCGTCGGCCTGCACGGCACCCGCAGGGAGGCGCTGGACGCCCTGGCCGCCGAACTGGGCGAGCGCGTCCACGTGCTGCCCGCCAACCTGTCGGACGGGGCGGCCGTCGAGCAGCTGGCCAAGGACGCCGAGGCGGCCATGGGCTCCCTCGACATCCTGGTCAACAATGCCGGCCTGACCAAGGACGGTCTGGTGCTGCGCATGAAGGACGAGGACTGGCAGACGGTTCTCGACGTCAACCTCACCGCCGCCTTCCGCCTGAGCCGCGCCGCCGTCAAGGGCCAGATGAAGCGCCGCTGGGGCCGCATCATCAACATCACCTCCATCGTGGGCGTCACCGGCAATCCGGGGCAGGTCAACTACGCCGCCTCCAAGGCCGGCATGATCGGCATGAGCAAGGCGCTCGCCCAGGAAGTGGCCAGCCGCAACATCACCGTGAACTGCGTGGCGCCGGGCTTCATCTCCTCGGCCATGACCGACGTGCTGTCGGACGAGCAGAAGGCCAAGCTGAACGCCGGCATTCCCGCCGGCCGCATGGGCACCTCGGAAGAAATCGCCGCGGCCGTGGTCTATCTGGCCTCCGCCGAGGCCGCCTACGTGACGGGGCAGACCCTGCACGTCAACGGCGGCATGGCGATGATTTAA
- the fabD gene encoding ACP S-malonyltransferase, with translation MTRAFVFPGQGSQAVGMGRELAEAFPVARQLFQEVDDALSQKLTTLMFEGPEDQLTLTENAQPALMAVSMAVVRVLEAEGGLDLAKAATFVAGHSLGEYSALAAAGTFSVADTARLLKIRGQAMQKAVPVGVGAMAALLGAELEQAKEIAALAAEGEVCEAANDNGGSQVVLSGHKGAVDRAIKIAAEKGIKRAIPLPVSAPFHCALMQPAADAMAEALAKVNMQAPKVALVANVTASKVTDPAAIRDLLVRQVTGTVRWRESVLFMKAEGVTSLVELGSGKVLGGLAKRIDKELSGTSVGTPADIEAFLKSL, from the coding sequence ATGACCCGCGCGTTCGTCTTTCCCGGCCAGGGATCCCAGGCTGTCGGCATGGGCCGCGAACTGGCCGAAGCCTTTCCGGTGGCCCGCCAGCTGTTCCAGGAAGTGGACGACGCCCTGTCGCAGAAGCTCACCACCTTGATGTTCGAGGGGCCCGAGGACCAGCTGACGCTGACCGAGAACGCCCAGCCCGCCCTGATGGCGGTGTCCATGGCCGTGGTCCGGGTGCTGGAGGCCGAGGGTGGCCTCGACCTCGCCAAGGCCGCCACTTTCGTGGCCGGTCACAGCCTGGGCGAGTATTCCGCCCTGGCCGCCGCCGGTACCTTCAGCGTGGCCGATACCGCACGTCTGCTGAAGATCCGCGGCCAGGCCATGCAGAAGGCCGTGCCGGTGGGCGTGGGCGCCATGGCCGCCCTGCTGGGCGCCGAGCTGGAGCAGGCCAAGGAAATCGCCGCCCTGGCCGCCGAAGGCGAGGTCTGCGAGGCCGCCAACGACAACGGCGGCTCCCAGGTGGTGCTTTCGGGCCACAAGGGCGCCGTGGATCGCGCCATCAAGATCGCCGCCGAGAAGGGCATCAAGCGCGCCATTCCGCTGCCCGTCTCCGCCCCCTTCCATTGCGCCCTGATGCAGCCCGCCGCCGACGCCATGGCGGAGGCCCTGGCCAAGGTCAATATGCAGGCCCCCAAGGTCGCCCTGGTGGCCAACGTCACCGCGTCCAAGGTCACCGATCCGGCCGCCATCCGCGACCTGCTGGTGCGTCAGGTGACCGGCACGGTGCGCTGGCGCGAAAGCGTGCTGTTCATGAAGGCCGAGGGCGTGACCTCCCTGGTCGAGCTGGGCTCCGGCAAGGTGCTGGGCGGCCTGGCCAAGCGCATCGACAAGGAACTGTCGGGCACCTCGGTGGGCACGCCCGCCGACATCGAAGCCTTTCTGAAGAGCCTGTAG
- a CDS encoding methyl-accepting chemotaxis protein, whose translation MIAAMMSNLKIGQRVWLAILLPALAAVISATLIDMAKFREMEKAERTGRLAGLTMEISAAVHELQKERGLSSAFAASKGARMGTERTRQLDATNPRLKTLGDAMAGLGGGVGEELAWSIDKAGRELAGLAALRTGVERLDITGPQSVSRYSVLIESLLGVAEKLTATETDQDTGNLIAAYLELMRAKESAGIERATGASGLAVGMDEAVRQRIAALAAVQDTHVRAYAVRATPSQRRALQTVLETPASAEFAAFRKQVLEANAGELTSERWFAAATRRIDLMKGVEDSLAADLSAGIGAIRANAARSAAAITAALVLALVTGALIVVTLTRSITRPVANLTGAMLRLADRDLAVEVDGGERRDEIGAMARAVAVFKDNAIAVARMEAEQERLRDQAEAERRAALQAMAETIETETGQVVAKVEDGSRKAVGAAEEMAASALRVEDNSQRVAAAAEQSLANAQTMAGAAEELTSSIREISAQVSSSSTLVAEAVVAAGDADQTVATLLDSVARIDGVVAMIAAIAGQTRLLALNATIESARAGEAGKGFAVVASEVKRLADQTGGQTEEIAARIEELKTMAAHVGEAIAATVQVIRKVEAIAGSVAAAVEEQDAATKEIARNVTQSAEAAREVTERIILVADEARRSGAEASAVTSLLAGMAAQVGELGQVLNRVVRTAAPEVDRRHEPRLGPQARLAAPAERTAEASAPAVMNAALQPA comes from the coding sequence ATGATCGCGGCAATGATGTCCAATCTGAAGATCGGCCAACGCGTGTGGCTGGCCATCCTGCTTCCGGCCCTGGCGGCGGTGATTTCCGCCACCCTCATCGACATGGCCAAGTTCCGCGAGATGGAAAAGGCGGAACGCACCGGACGGCTGGCGGGACTGACCATGGAAATCAGCGCGGCGGTGCATGAGCTTCAGAAGGAGCGCGGCCTGTCCTCGGCCTTCGCCGCGTCCAAGGGCGCCCGCATGGGCACCGAGCGGACCAGGCAGCTGGACGCCACCAATCCCCGCCTCAAGACCCTGGGCGACGCCATGGCCGGACTGGGCGGCGGCGTCGGGGAGGAACTGGCCTGGAGCATCGACAAGGCCGGGCGCGAACTGGCCGGGCTGGCTGCGCTGCGCACCGGGGTGGAGCGCCTGGACATTACCGGGCCGCAGTCCGTTTCCCGCTATTCGGTGCTGATCGAATCCCTGCTGGGGGTGGCGGAAAAACTGACCGCCACCGAAACCGACCAGGACACCGGCAACCTGATCGCCGCCTATCTGGAGCTGATGCGCGCCAAGGAAAGCGCCGGCATCGAGCGCGCCACCGGGGCCAGCGGCCTTGCCGTGGGCATGGACGAGGCCGTCCGCCAGCGCATCGCCGCCCTGGCCGCCGTGCAGGATACCCATGTGCGGGCCTACGCGGTCCGCGCCACGCCGTCGCAGCGCCGGGCCCTGCAGACGGTGCTGGAGACCCCGGCCTCGGCCGAATTCGCCGCCTTCCGCAAGCAGGTGCTGGAGGCCAATGCCGGCGAACTCACCTCGGAACGCTGGTTCGCCGCCGCCACCCGGCGCATCGACCTGATGAAGGGCGTCGAGGATTCCCTGGCCGCCGACCTTTCCGCCGGCATCGGCGCCATCCGGGCCAATGCCGCCCGCTCGGCCGCCGCCATCACCGCCGCCCTGGTCCTTGCCCTGGTGACGGGCGCCTTGATCGTGGTGACCTTGACCCGCTCCATCACCCGCCCGGTGGCCAACCTGACCGGCGCCATGCTGCGTCTCGCCGACCGCGATCTCGCCGTCGAGGTGGATGGCGGCGAGCGCCGGGACGAGATCGGCGCCATGGCCCGTGCCGTCGCGGTGTTCAAGGACAACGCCATCGCCGTGGCCCGCATGGAGGCCGAACAGGAACGCCTGCGCGACCAGGCCGAGGCCGAGCGCCGCGCCGCCCTTCAGGCCATGGCCGAAACCATCGAGACCGAGACGGGACAGGTGGTCGCCAAGGTCGAGGACGGCAGCCGCAAGGCGGTCGGAGCCGCAGAGGAGATGGCCGCCTCGGCGCTGCGGGTGGAGGACAATTCCCAGCGCGTCGCCGCCGCCGCCGAGCAGAGCCTGGCCAACGCCCAGACCATGGCGGGCGCCGCCGAGGAGCTGACCTCGTCCATCCGCGAGATCTCGGCCCAGGTATCGTCGTCGTCGACCCTGGTGGCCGAGGCGGTGGTGGCCGCCGGCGACGCCGACCAGACGGTGGCGACCCTGCTCGACTCGGTGGCCCGCATCGACGGCGTGGTGGCCATGATCGCCGCCATCGCCGGCCAGACCCGGCTGCTGGCGCTTAACGCCACCATCGAATCGGCCCGCGCCGGCGAGGCGGGCAAGGGCTTCGCGGTGGTGGCCTCCGAGGTTAAGCGCCTGGCCGACCAGACCGGCGGCCAGACCGAGGAGATCGCCGCCCGCATCGAGGAACTGAAGACCATGGCCGCCCATGTGGGCGAGGCCATCGCCGCCACCGTCCAGGTAATCCGCAAGGTCGAGGCCATCGCCGGCTCGGTGGCGGCCGCCGTGGAGGAACAGGACGCTGCCACCAAGGAGATCGCCCGCAACGTCACCCAATCGGCCGAGGCGGCGCGCGAGGTCACCGAGCGCATCATCCTGGTGGCCGACGAGGCGCGGCGCAGCGGCGCCGAGGCCAGCGCCGTCACCTCGCTGCTGGCCGGCATGGCGGCCCAGGTGGGCGAGCTGGGCCAGGTGCTGAACCGGGTGGTGCGCACCGCCGCCCCCGAGGTGGACCGCCGCCACGAGCCGCGCTTAGGTCCGCAGGCGCGGCTCGCGGCTCCGGCGGAGCGAACGGCGGAGGCCTCCGCCCCCGCCGTCATGAACGCGGCCTTGCAGCCAGCCTGA
- the rpsF gene encoding 30S ribosomal protein S6, giving the protein MSLYECVFIARQDISTPQVEALTEELSNIITQGGGSVSKKEYWGLRNIAYRVKKNRKGHYVLLNIDAPSAAVKEMERQMSINEDVLRTLTIRVEELEEGPSAMMQSKSRDDRPRRGEGDDRPRRDDREDRPRRDREPRRMEGGE; this is encoded by the coding sequence ATGTCGTTGTACGAATGCGTGTTCATCGCGCGCCAGGATATTTCCACCCCGCAGGTGGAAGCCCTGACCGAAGAACTCTCCAACATCATCACCCAGGGCGGCGGCTCGGTCTCCAAGAAGGAGTACTGGGGCCTGCGCAACATCGCCTACCGGGTGAAGAAGAATCGCAAGGGCCACTACGTCCTGCTGAACATCGATGCGCCGTCGGCCGCCGTCAAGGAGATGGAGCGCCAGATGTCGATCAATGAGGACGTGCTGCGCACGTTGACCATCCGCGTCGAGGAACTCGAAGAGGGTCCGTCGGCCATGATGCAGTCCAAGTCCCGCGACGACCGTCCGCGTCGTGGCGAGGGCGATGACCGCCCCCGCCGTGACGACCGCGAGGATCGTCCGCGCCGCGACCGTGAACCCCGCCGTATGGAAGGAGGCGAATAA
- the rpsR gene encoding 30S ribosomal protein S18 produces MTEVKTERPRPAAGGAPRRPFFRRRKTCPFSGEGAPKIDYKDIKLLSRFISERGKIVPSRITAVSAKKQRELAQAIKRARFLGLLPYVVK; encoded by the coding sequence ATGACCGAGGTCAAGACCGAGCGTCCCCGCCCCGCCGCTGGCGGCGCCCCCCGTCGTCCGTTCTTCCGCCGCCGCAAGACCTGCCCGTTCTCGGGCGAGGGCGCGCCGAAGATCGATTACAAGGACATCAAGCTGCTGTCGCGGTTCATCTCCGAGCGCGGCAAGATCGTCCCCTCTCGCATCACCGCGGTGTCTGCCAAGAAGCAGCGTGAACTGGCCCAGGCCATCAAGCGCGCCCGCTTCCTGGGCCTGCTGCCCTACGTGGTGAAGTGA
- a CDS encoding DUF2232 domain-containing protein, which translates to MLLSYLAPLPVMMVGLYRGNGAALGAGLAAMAAVALTAGGFAPLPFAVAVLLPSLVVVHRALLWRSNADNSVEWYPPGLVLGWLTGIGLALIVIGALLVPDRPDGVESGGLQFWVTDTIGRTLEMVAPNLTSEQRKAVADWWVPFFPAMVASSWLVMAVVNAVAAQGFLVRLGRNRRPTPSYRELELPLWLGVVLAAAAATGAMAEGDLGYVARSAVVVTLIPFALLGLATVHGWAAGRPNARMYLAAMYGGLFLASAWAFIPVAGLGLVRFMTRFRRAESSGGGKEE; encoded by the coding sequence ATGCTGCTCTCTTACCTGGCGCCCCTGCCTGTGATGATGGTGGGGTTGTATCGGGGAAACGGAGCAGCCTTGGGGGCGGGTCTGGCCGCGATGGCCGCCGTGGCGCTGACGGCGGGTGGGTTCGCCCCCCTGCCCTTCGCCGTGGCGGTCTTGCTGCCGAGCCTGGTGGTGGTCCATCGGGCGCTGTTGTGGCGAAGCAACGCCGACAACAGCGTCGAATGGTATCCGCCGGGCCTGGTGCTGGGCTGGCTGACCGGAATCGGGTTGGCGCTGATCGTGATCGGCGCCCTTCTGGTTCCGGACCGACCGGACGGCGTGGAGAGCGGCGGGCTGCAGTTCTGGGTGACCGACACCATCGGCCGCACCCTGGAAATGGTGGCTCCCAACCTCACCAGCGAACAGCGCAAGGCTGTCGCCGACTGGTGGGTGCCGTTCTTCCCGGCCATGGTCGCCAGTTCGTGGTTGGTGATGGCGGTGGTGAACGCCGTGGCGGCCCAGGGGTTCCTGGTCCGGCTCGGCAGGAACCGGCGGCCCACCCCGTCCTATCGGGAGCTCGAGCTTCCGCTGTGGCTGGGGGTGGTGCTGGCGGCCGCGGCGGCAACCGGGGCGATGGCCGAGGGCGACCTTGGCTATGTGGCCCGCAGCGCGGTGGTGGTGACGCTGATACCGTTCGCCCTGTTGGGGCTTGCGACGGTGCACGGATGGGCCGCTGGCCGGCCTAACGCGAGGATGTATCTCGCGGCGATGTACGGAGGTCTGTTCCTGGCCTCGGCTTGGGCGTTCATACCCGTGGCCGGCCTGGGACTGGTGAGGTTCATGACGAGATTCCGCCGCGCCGAGTCAAGCGGCGGCGGCAAGGAGGAATAA
- the rplI gene encoding 50S ribosomal protein L9, with amino-acid sequence MEVILLERIEKLGQMGDVVNVKPGFARNFLLPQKKALRASKDNLAFFEKQRVQLEALNLKRREEAQAVADKMAGLSVLMVRQAGESGMLYGSVSGKDVADAVKAAGFTIERRMVNLDQPIKTLGSYGVRISLHPEVSVTVTINVARSAEEAERAAAAAAAAEAEEAEAPAEEEAVAEVAEEATEA; translated from the coding sequence ATGGAAGTCATTCTGCTCGAGCGAATCGAGAAGCTGGGCCAGATGGGCGACGTGGTCAACGTCAAGCCCGGCTTCGCCCGCAATTTTCTGCTGCCCCAGAAGAAGGCGCTGCGCGCCTCCAAGGATAACTTGGCCTTCTTCGAGAAGCAGCGCGTCCAGCTCGAGGCCCTGAACCTCAAGCGTCGCGAGGAAGCCCAGGCCGTGGCCGACAAGATGGCCGGCCTGTCGGTGCTGATGGTGCGTCAGGCGGGCGAGAGCGGCATGCTCTACGGCTCGGTGTCGGGCAAGGATGTGGCCGACGCCGTGAAGGCCGCCGGCTTCACCATAGAGCGCCGCATGGTCAACCTGGACCAGCCGATCAAGACGCTCGGCTCCTACGGCGTGCGCATCTCGCTGCATCCGGAAGTGTCGGTGACGGTGACCATCAACGTGGCCCGCTCCGCCGAAGAGGCCGAGCGCGCCGCCGCTGCCGCCGCCGCCGCCGAGGCTGAGGAAGCCGAGGCTCCGGCCGAGGAAGAGGCTGTCGCCGAGGTCGCCGAGGAAGCCACCGAGGCCTAA
- a CDS encoding replicative DNA helicase, with protein MNSFPPDHPAAPAEGIGFRVPPHNYEAEQALLGAILLSNRAYERVSEFLKPEHFADPVHGRIFATCGKLIERGQMANPVTLKTYFENDGGLAEIGGTNYLAQLANSVVSVINAEDYGKLIFDLHLRRALIGMGEDMVNDAFSADLDTPAMDQIGKAEAKLYDLATTGQTEGGFEDFKTVLVGAIANAEAAHKRQGKLSGVPTGLIDMDGKLGGLHDSDLIILAGRPSMGKTALATNIAFNAAYAYKEEVDALGRKKGVDGAITAFFSLEMSSEQLAARILAEQAEINSHKIRQGEMSNEEFERLVVAAQNLHRLPLFIDDTPALSISAVRTRARRLQRQHGLGLIVIDYLQLLRGSSSSSENRVQEVSEITRGLKALAKELSVPVIALSQLSRAVEQREDKRPQLADLRESGSIEQDADVVMFVFREQYYLERAEPGQRPEESQEKFNERHAKWMQRCEEVYNTAEVIIAKQRHGPVGTVRLAFHGEFTKFGNLAKTDHYEDPGF; from the coding sequence ATGAACTCATTTCCCCCCGACCATCCCGCCGCCCCCGCCGAGGGAATCGGCTTTCGCGTTCCGCCCCATAATTACGAGGCGGAGCAGGCGCTGCTGGGCGCCATCCTGCTGTCCAACCGCGCCTATGAGCGGGTGTCGGAGTTCCTCAAGCCCGAGCACTTCGCCGACCCGGTGCATGGGCGCATCTTCGCCACCTGCGGCAAGCTGATCGAGCGCGGCCAGATGGCCAACCCGGTGACGCTGAAGACCTATTTCGAGAATGACGGCGGCCTGGCCGAGATCGGCGGCACCAACTACCTGGCCCAGTTGGCCAATTCCGTGGTCTCGGTGATCAACGCCGAGGATTACGGCAAGCTGATCTTCGACCTGCATCTGCGCCGCGCCCTGATCGGCATGGGCGAGGACATGGTCAACGACGCCTTTTCCGCCGATCTCGACACCCCCGCCATGGACCAGATCGGCAAGGCCGAGGCCAAGCTGTACGATCTGGCCACCACCGGCCAGACCGAGGGCGGGTTCGAGGATTTCAAGACCGTCCTGGTGGGCGCCATCGCCAACGCCGAGGCCGCCCACAAGCGCCAGGGCAAGCTGTCGGGCGTGCCCACCGGCCTGATCGACATGGACGGCAAGCTGGGCGGCCTGCATGATTCCGACCTGATCATCCTGGCCGGCCGCCCCTCCATGGGCAAGACCGCGCTGGCCACCAACATCGCCTTCAACGCCGCCTATGCCTACAAGGAAGAGGTGGACGCCCTGGGGCGCAAGAAGGGCGTCGACGGCGCCATCACCGCCTTCTTCTCCCTGGAAATGTCGTCGGAGCAGCTGGCCGCCCGTATCCTGGCCGAGCAGGCGGAGATCAACAGCCACAAGATCCGCCAGGGCGAGATGTCCAACGAGGAGTTCGAGCGCCTGGTGGTGGCGGCCCAGAACCTGCACCGCCTGCCGCTGTTCATCGACGACACCCCGGCGCTGTCCATCTCGGCGGTGCGCACCCGTGCCCGGCGATTGCAGCGCCAGCACGGCCTGGGCCTGATCGTCATCGACTACCTGCAACTGCTGAGGGGCTCGTCCTCGTCGTCCGAGAACCGCGTGCAGGAAGTCTCGGAGATCACCCGCGGCCTGAAAGCGCTGGCCAAGGAGCTGTCGGTGCCGGTGATCGCGCTGTCCCAGTTGTCGCGCGCCGTCGAGCAGCGCGAGGACAAACGGCCCCAGCTGGCCGATCTGCGCGAATCCGGCTCCATCGAACAGGACGCCGACGTGGTGATGTTCGTGTTCCGCGAACAGTACTACCTGGAACGCGCCGAGCCCGGCCAGCGGCCAGAGGAATCCCAGGAAAAATTCAACGAGCGCCACGCCAAGTGGATGCAGCGCTGCGAAGAGGTCTACAACACCGCCGAGGTGATCATCGCCAAGCAGCGTCACGGCCCCGTGGGCACCGTGCGCCTCGCCTTCCACGGCGAGTTCACCAAATTCGGCAACCTGGCCAAAACCGACCATTACGAGGACCCGGGCTTCTGA
- a CDS encoding GIY-YIG nuclease family protein, whose product MSEPKRPVVYILASGRLGTLYVGVTSNLTSRIWEHKNDVADGFTKRYGVHALVWLEFHDTMISAIEREKQLKKWRRAWKIALIEKDNPHWCDLYPGLIL is encoded by the coding sequence ATGAGCGAACCGAAGCGACCGGTCGTCTATATTCTCGCCAGTGGCAGACTTGGCACGCTTTACGTTGGTGTCACCAGCAATTTGACCAGTAGGATATGGGAGCACAAGAATGATGTTGCCGACGGCTTCACGAAGCGGTACGGGGTTCATGCTCTGGTATGGCTCGAGTTCCACGATACCATGATTTCGGCCATCGAACGCGAGAAGCAGCTGAAGAAGTGGCGCCGAGCCTGGAAAATCGCTCTCATCGAGAAGGACAATCCCCATTGGTGCGATCTCTATCCGGGCCTGATACTTTGA
- the alr gene encoding alanine racemase: MTDLSRATALLTIDVAAIVANWKRLSALVAPAEASAVVKADCYGLGVEHIAPALFAAGCRSFFVACVDEGIVLRRIVPGAVIHVLSGPTGGDEAEFAVHNLIPVLNSLAQITGWASFAKKGSGAPAVAIHIDTGMNRLGLSEPELERLAAKPEILAAMRPILVMSHLACADDSDSPMNAKQLTSLRRLASHLPALPQSMAASSGIFLGRGFHLAMVRPGAALYGLNPMPGRPNPMSQVVKLQGKILQVRDVDSPMTVGYGATHRVEGKRRLAVVAVGYADGWFRSLSNRGHGMIGGMKVPVVGRVSMDLTTFDVTDVPVEHAHPGGLIELIGPGHGADHVAAEADTIGYEVLTALGRRHHRRWTGTEGATA; encoded by the coding sequence ATGACCGACCTGTCCCGCGCCACCGCCCTGCTGACCATCGACGTGGCGGCCATCGTCGCCAACTGGAAGCGGCTGTCCGCCCTGGTGGCGCCGGCCGAGGCGTCGGCCGTGGTCAAGGCCGATTGCTACGGCTTGGGGGTGGAGCACATCGCCCCCGCCTTGTTCGCCGCCGGATGCCGGTCGTTCTTCGTCGCCTGCGTGGACGAGGGCATCGTGCTGCGCCGCATCGTGCCCGGCGCGGTGATCCATGTGCTGAGCGGCCCCACCGGCGGCGACGAGGCTGAATTCGCCGTCCACAACCTGATTCCGGTGCTGAACTCGCTCGCCCAGATCACCGGCTGGGCCAGCTTCGCCAAGAAGGGCAGCGGTGCGCCCGCCGTGGCCATCCACATCGATACCGGCATGAACCGCCTGGGCCTGTCCGAGCCCGAGTTGGAGCGTCTGGCCGCCAAGCCCGAGATTCTGGCCGCCATGCGCCCCATCCTGGTCATGAGCCACCTGGCCTGCGCCGACGACAGCGATTCGCCCATGAACGCCAAACAATTGACCTCGTTGCGCCGGCTGGCCTCGCATCTGCCAGCCCTGCCCCAGTCCATGGCGGCCTCCTCGGGTATCTTCCTGGGACGGGGCTTTCACCTCGCCATGGTCCGCCCGGGCGCCGCGCTCTATGGCCTCAATCCCATGCCGGGTCGCCCCAATCCCATGAGCCAAGTGGTTAAACTGCAAGGAAAAATCCTTCAGGTCCGTGACGTTGACAGCCCTATGACCGTTGGCTATGGTGCCACCCACCGCGTCGAGGGAAAGCGCAGGCTGGCGGTCGTGGCGGTGGGCTATGCCGACGGCTGGTTCCGCTCCCTCTCGAATCGCGGGCATGGGATGATCGGGGGGATGAAGGTGCCGGTGGTCGGACGGGTTTCCATGGATTTGACCACCTTCGACGTCACCGACGTCCCGGTGGAGCACGCCCATCCCGGCGGGCTGATCGAATTGATCGGCCCCGGCCATGGCGCCGACCACGTGGCGGCCGAGGCCGACACCATCGGCTACGAGGTCCTGACCGCCCTGGGCCGCCGCCATCACCGCCGCTGGACCGGCACCGAGGGGGCGACGGCGTAA